Proteins from a genomic interval of Kitasatospora kifunensis:
- a CDS encoding PAC2 family protein has product MRDPEALYELEPQGVAAVAAANAAVMSTTEGTAPGGLVLLYHFEGFMDAGEAGEQVMTHLLAQGSPQVVARFDHDRLVDYRARRPAMTFDRESWTSYEPPQILLQLVQDATGAPFLLLTGPEPDVEWEAFAAAIATLVEQLGVRLAVDFHGIPMGVPHTRPVGLTPHGNRLDLAAGYPQWFEKAQVPGSAQGLVEYRLAEAGHDVLGFAVHVPHYVARSAYPAAAVLILEAVQSATGLVLPGQELRERVGEVYADIEEQLAQGDGELRSAIRGMEGQYDAVAGAEGRESLLAEASELPSADELGRRFEEFLAEHERGEQ; this is encoded by the coding sequence GTGCGTGATCCCGAGGCGCTGTACGAGCTTGAGCCGCAGGGCGTGGCGGCGGTGGCGGCCGCGAACGCCGCCGTCATGTCCACGACCGAGGGCACCGCCCCCGGCGGCCTGGTGCTGCTCTACCACTTCGAGGGCTTCATGGACGCGGGGGAGGCCGGCGAGCAGGTGATGACCCACCTGCTGGCCCAGGGCAGCCCGCAGGTGGTGGCCAGGTTCGACCACGACCGGCTGGTGGACTACCGGGCCCGCCGGCCCGCGATGACCTTCGACCGCGAGAGCTGGACCTCCTACGAGCCGCCGCAGATCCTGCTCCAGCTGGTCCAGGACGCCACCGGGGCCCCGTTCCTGCTGCTCACCGGGCCGGAGCCGGACGTCGAGTGGGAGGCCTTCGCGGCCGCGATCGCCACCCTGGTGGAGCAGTTGGGGGTGCGCCTGGCGGTCGACTTCCACGGCATCCCGATGGGCGTGCCGCACACCCGCCCGGTCGGGCTGACCCCGCACGGCAACCGCCTCGATCTGGCCGCCGGCTACCCGCAGTGGTTCGAGAAGGCGCAGGTGCCGGGCAGCGCGCAGGGGCTGGTGGAGTACCGGCTGGCCGAGGCCGGCCACGACGTGCTGGGCTTCGCCGTGCACGTGCCGCACTACGTGGCCCGCTCCGCCTACCCGGCCGCCGCCGTGCTGATCCTGGAGGCCGTCCAGTCCGCCACCGGCCTGGTGCTGCCCGGTCAGGAGCTGCGCGAGCGGGTCGGCGAGGTCTACGCCGACATCGAGGAGCAGTTGGCCCAGGGCGACGGCGAGTTGCGCTCGGCGATCCGCGGCATGGAGGGCCAGTACGACGCGGTGGCCGGTGCCGAGGGTCGCGAGAGCCTGCTGGCCGAGGCCAGCGAGCTGCCCTCGGCCGACGAGCTGGGCCGCCGATTCGAGGAGTTCCTGGCCGAGCACGAGCGCGGTGAGCAGTAG
- a CDS encoding ribonuclease domain-containing protein yields MRISSRLRLVAVAVLLLCAVAAAALYATEGHKSAAPAAGSATTAAGGVCQSRLPSQARDTLALIGKGGPYPYRTDGVVFDNREKRLPKEPSGYYHEYTVVTPGSGDRGARRIVTGGAGEEYWTADHYASFQKIDARC; encoded by the coding sequence ATGCGTATCTCCAGCCGCCTGCGTCTTGTCGCCGTCGCCGTCCTGCTCCTGTGCGCGGTGGCGGCCGCCGCCCTGTACGCGACGGAGGGGCACAAGAGCGCGGCCCCCGCCGCCGGATCCGCCACTACCGCCGCGGGCGGCGTCTGCCAGAGCCGGCTGCCCAGCCAGGCGCGCGACACCCTGGCGCTGATCGGCAAGGGCGGCCCCTATCCGTACCGCACGGACGGCGTGGTCTTCGACAACCGCGAGAAGCGGCTGCCGAAGGAGCCCAGCGGCTACTACCACGAGTACACCGTGGTCACGCCGGGCTCGGGGGACCGGGGGGCCAGGCGGATCGTCACCGGCGGTGCGGGGGAGGAGTACTGGACGGCGGACCACTACGCCAGCTTCCAGAAGATCGACGCCCGCTGCTGA
- a CDS encoding deoxyguanosinetriphosphate triphosphohydrolase, translating to MDATYAAAHQDPHDDRSADLTDEPAEARWVPEPDKRPGRTAFQRDRARVLHSAALRRLAGITQVVAPMRSDFPRTRLTHSLECAQVGRELGAALGCDPDLVETACLAHDIGHPPFGHTGEEALDQAAERCGGFEGNAQSLRILTRLEPKRFAPLDQPPARLAPRPGRSVGLNLSRAALDAATKYPWPRGGHPLDPDSTKFGVYADDLPVFRWLRSGAPQGRKCFEATVMDWADDVAYSTHDVEDGLYAGHIDPAALRSTEERAELFKVAERYAPGAEPEEFGAALDRLQAEEWWPAGYDGSPRGRAGLKDLTSQLIGRFCLAAEQATRARYGPGRLTRYAAELVVPTGVRLECAVLKAVAVRYVMQRDEQAQLRARQRIVIAELAELLVAGDPGDLDPVFAAQYAEAEDDQGALRAVIDQIATLTDASALALHGRLVSPSKP from the coding sequence ATGGACGCCACGTACGCTGCCGCTCACCAGGACCCGCACGACGACCGATCCGCCGACCTCACCGATGAGCCCGCCGAGGCCCGTTGGGTGCCCGAGCCGGACAAACGGCCCGGGCGCACCGCCTTCCAGCGCGACCGCGCCCGGGTGCTGCACTCCGCCGCGCTGCGCCGCCTGGCCGGCATCACCCAGGTGGTGGCCCCGATGCGCAGTGACTTCCCCCGCACCCGGCTCACCCACTCGCTCGAATGCGCCCAGGTCGGGCGGGAGTTGGGCGCCGCGCTGGGGTGCGACCCGGACTTGGTGGAGACCGCCTGCCTGGCGCACGACATCGGCCACCCGCCCTTCGGACACACCGGAGAGGAGGCGCTGGACCAGGCCGCCGAGCGGTGCGGCGGCTTCGAGGGCAACGCCCAGTCGCTGCGCATCCTGACCCGCCTGGAGCCCAAGCGCTTCGCGCCGCTGGACCAGCCGCCGGCCCGGTTGGCCCCGCGCCCCGGGCGCAGTGTCGGCCTCAACCTGAGCCGGGCCGCGCTGGACGCCGCCACCAAGTACCCGTGGCCGCGCGGTGGCCACCCCCTGGACCCCGACTCCACCAAGTTCGGCGTCTACGCCGACGACCTCCCGGTCTTCCGCTGGCTGCGCTCGGGCGCGCCGCAGGGCCGCAAGTGCTTCGAGGCCACCGTGATGGACTGGGCGGACGACGTCGCCTACTCCACCCACGACGTGGAGGACGGCCTGTACGCCGGGCACATCGACCCGGCCGCGCTGCGCAGCACCGAGGAGCGGGCCGAGCTGTTCAAGGTGGCCGAGCGGTACGCGCCCGGCGCCGAGCCCGAGGAGTTCGGCGCGGCGCTGGACCGCCTGCAGGCCGAGGAGTGGTGGCCGGCCGGCTACGACGGCTCGCCGCGCGGGCGGGCCGGGCTCAAGGACCTGACCAGCCAGTTGATCGGCCGCTTCTGCCTGGCCGCCGAGCAGGCCACCCGGGCCCGTTACGGCCCTGGCCGGCTGACCAGGTACGCGGCCGAACTGGTGGTTCCCACCGGGGTGCGCCTGGAGTGCGCGGTGCTCAAGGCGGTCGCCGTCCGTTATGTGATGCAGCGCGACGAGCAGGCCCAGCTGCGGGCCCGGCAGCGGATCGTGATCGCCGAGCTGGCCGAGCTGCTGGTCGCCGGAGACCCGGGCGACCTCGACCCGGTCTTCGCCGCCCAGTACGCCGAGGCCGAGGACGACCAGGGAGCGCTGCGCGCGGTGATCGACCAGATCGCCACCCTGACCGATGCTTCGGCACTGGCGCTGCACGGCCGATTGGTTTCGCCCTCGAAGCCGTAG
- a CDS encoding ArsR/SmtB family transcription factor, with the protein MTDETPNAPTGSRTVDPRSLRALAHPLRMRILDLLSDHGPSTSAKLAAQLGENTGTVSWHLRHLAEHGYIEEEEGRGTKRERWWRRKDRTLVLNTRDLQNDRQTREAMEVYQQHYLERTFQRAARALSVPPTGDWIGAGNMSDWGDVRMTPDQLRALGVELLAVIKRHVPDPDAPVPPGAQPVLIQFQALPMLPLPAEESE; encoded by the coding sequence GTGACCGACGAAACCCCCAACGCCCCGACCGGTTCCCGGACCGTCGACCCGCGCAGCCTGCGCGCCCTGGCCCACCCGCTGCGGATGCGGATCCTGGACCTGCTCAGCGATCACGGCCCGAGCACCTCGGCCAAGCTCGCCGCCCAGCTCGGCGAGAACACCGGCACCGTCAGCTGGCACCTGCGCCACCTGGCCGAGCACGGCTACATCGAGGAGGAGGAAGGGCGCGGCACCAAGCGCGAGCGCTGGTGGCGGCGCAAGGACCGCACGCTGGTGCTCAACACCCGCGACCTGCAGAACGACCGGCAGACCCGCGAGGCGATGGAGGTCTACCAGCAGCACTACCTGGAGCGGACCTTCCAGCGGGCCGCCCGGGCACTGTCGGTGCCACCCACCGGCGACTGGATCGGCGCCGGGAACATGTCCGACTGGGGCGACGTGCGGATGACGCCCGATCAGCTCAGGGCGCTGGGCGTCGAGCTGCTGGCGGTGATCAAGCGCCACGTCCCCGATCCCGACGCACCGGTGCCGCCGGGCGCCCAGCCCGTCCTGATCCAGTTCCAGGCCCTGCCCATGCTGCCGCTGCCCGCCGAGGAGTCCGAGTGA
- a CDS encoding MFS transporter produces the protein MKTAAAPLDTSWAVTGPRRSLLRRHRDFRLLFVGEVAGKYGSSVTGLALPLIAVTDLHAGAFAVSALPAASWLPWLLIGLPVGAWVDRMRRRTVMLASAAASLLLYLSIPITAALGLLSYLQLLVVALCAGTATVFFQTAYTAYLPSLVAEPDRAEGNAKLQGSASAAQILGLGTGGTIAQVFGAVDSLLANTATFLVSLLCTASIEQREAVAAADERRRRTLLGEVREGLRIVGRDRWLRCFMIYGATANLALTAYQSIQVLFLLNRAQLPESALGTLIGAASVGGILGALVARRVGAAIGTARALLLFLLGLPTLVLLIPLTGPGAGMLCYLLGGAAVSAGVVAGNVLRATFTQSYVPTELLGRITASSSFLNYSLMPLGALLGGALATGLGVLPAMWLTCAGLPLAALILWFSPLRRHRDLPTGSITP, from the coding sequence GTGAAGACCGCCGCCGCCCCGCTCGACACCTCCTGGGCCGTGACCGGGCCCCGCCGCAGCCTGCTGCGCCGCCACCGCGACTTCCGGCTGCTCTTCGTCGGCGAGGTGGCCGGCAAGTACGGCTCCTCGGTCACCGGCCTCGCGTTACCGCTGATCGCCGTCACCGACCTGCACGCCGGTGCCTTCGCGGTCAGCGCGCTACCCGCCGCCAGCTGGCTGCCCTGGCTGCTGATCGGCCTGCCGGTGGGCGCCTGGGTGGACCGGATGCGCCGACGGACCGTCATGCTGGCCTCGGCCGCCGCCTCGCTGCTGCTCTACCTGAGCATCCCGATCACCGCCGCGTTGGGCCTGCTGAGCTACCTCCAACTGCTGGTCGTGGCGCTCTGCGCGGGCACCGCCACCGTCTTCTTCCAGACCGCCTACACCGCCTACCTGCCGAGCCTGGTGGCCGAGCCGGACCGCGCCGAGGGCAACGCCAAGCTGCAGGGCAGCGCCTCCGCGGCGCAGATCCTCGGCCTTGGCACCGGCGGCACCATCGCGCAGGTCTTCGGCGCGGTGGACAGCCTGCTGGCGAACACCGCGACCTTCCTGGTCTCGCTGCTCTGCACCGCCTCGATCGAGCAGCGCGAAGCGGTGGCGGCGGCCGACGAGCGCAGGCGGCGCACGCTGCTCGGCGAGGTGCGCGAAGGCCTGCGGATCGTGGGCCGGGACCGCTGGCTGCGCTGCTTCATGATCTACGGGGCCACCGCCAACCTCGCGCTGACCGCCTACCAGTCGATCCAGGTGCTCTTCCTGCTGAACCGCGCCCAGCTGCCCGAGAGCGCGCTCGGCACCCTGATCGGCGCGGCCAGCGTCGGCGGCATCCTGGGTGCCCTGGTGGCCCGCCGGGTCGGCGCCGCGATCGGCACGGCCCGCGCGCTGCTCCTCTTCCTGCTCGGGCTGCCCACGCTGGTGCTGCTCATCCCGCTGACCGGCCCCGGCGCCGGGATGCTCTGCTACCTGCTCGGTGGGGCGGCCGTCTCGGCGGGCGTGGTGGCGGGCAACGTGCTGCGCGCCACCTTCACCCAGAGCTACGTCCCCACCGAGCTGCTCGGCCGGATCACCGCGAGCAGCTCGTTCCTCAACTACAGCCTGATGCCGCTGGGCGCACTGCTCGGCGGCGCGCTCGCCACCGGGCTCGGTGTCCTGCCCGCGATGTGGCTGACCTGCGCCGGGCTGCCGCTGGCGGCGCTGATCCTGTGGTTCTCGCCGCTGCGGCGCCACCGCGACCTGCCGACCGGATCCATCACGCCGTGA
- a CDS encoding SGNH/GDSL hydrolase family protein, giving the protein MNGRLKSAGGPGAGVLAVLLALAGCSGGAAQADRQHGAAPAPSPSVPGGPYVAIGDSYTAGLKVEPVGGGVKGCDRSAANYPSLVAAGLHLGQDEFTDVSCSSATTADLTAAQQVTGGSNPPQLDALSAGTALVTIGIGGNDAGFMKVMEHCAEQGVAATVMRAIDPKSAKGAPCQASYTASDGSNKLTGLLNTVGDRVAGVLGEARRRAPHAKVYLVGYPALLPADPASCTSMLGDAVTPGDLSFLAAQEQQLNTVLKDRAKAVGAVFVDTYTPSLGHDMCAGQSTRWIEPPFPAAGLAPLHPNAAGQQGMAAAVLKTVRGG; this is encoded by the coding sequence GTGAACGGCCGACTGAAGAGTGCCGGTGGACCGGGCGCGGGTGTCCTCGCCGTGCTGTTGGCGCTGGCCGGCTGCTCCGGCGGTGCGGCGCAGGCGGACCGGCAGCACGGGGCCGCGCCCGCGCCCAGCCCGAGCGTGCCGGGCGGTCCCTACGTGGCGATCGGCGACTCCTACACCGCCGGGCTGAAGGTCGAGCCGGTCGGCGGCGGGGTCAAGGGCTGCGACCGGTCGGCGGCCAACTACCCCTCCCTGGTGGCCGCCGGGCTCCACCTGGGCCAGGACGAGTTCACCGACGTGAGCTGCTCCTCCGCCACCACGGCCGACCTCACGGCCGCCCAGCAGGTGACCGGCGGCAGCAATCCGCCGCAGTTGGACGCGCTCAGCGCCGGGACCGCTCTGGTCACCATCGGGATCGGCGGCAATGACGCGGGCTTCATGAAGGTGATGGAGCACTGCGCCGAGCAGGGGGTGGCCGCCACGGTGATGCGGGCCATCGACCCGAAGAGCGCCAAGGGCGCGCCCTGCCAGGCCTCGTACACCGCGTCGGACGGCAGCAACAAGCTGACCGGGTTGCTCAACACCGTCGGGGACAGGGTGGCCGGGGTGCTGGGCGAGGCCAGGCGGCGCGCCCCGCACGCCAAGGTCTACCTGGTCGGCTATCCGGCGCTGCTGCCCGCCGACCCGGCGAGCTGCACTTCGATGCTCGGTGACGCGGTCACCCCCGGCGATCTGTCCTTCCTGGCCGCCCAGGAGCAGCAGTTGAACACGGTGCTGAAGGACCGGGCCAAGGCGGTGGGTGCGGTGTTCGTGGACACCTACACGCCCTCGCTCGGGCACGACATGTGCGCCGGCCAGTCGACCCGCTGGATCGAGCCGCCGTTCCCCGCCGCCGGGCTGGCCCCGCTGCACCCGAACGCGGCCGGTCAGCAGGGGATGGCGGCGGCGGTGCTCAAGACGGTCCGCGGCGGCTGA
- a CDS encoding GNAT family N-acetyltransferase yields the protein MPAPVTLTGRTVRLEPLCEQHAEALAAAGSKDRTTYAFVAVPQDLDAAREFIATAQAEQAAGRSLAFATVRASDGVVVGSTRFLELDYWQGPVVWPPLPAGPLGDPATAVPDAAEIGRTWLSPLAQGTGINTEAKLLMLRHAFEVWGVQRISIRADARNLRSRAAIERLGATPEGVRRAHSRGLDGVVRGTAFYSILAEEWPAVRDIIELRIAAAIAPSAPERRIDRGMGRELDQECVRHAGSLITV from the coding sequence GTGCCAGCACCTGTCACCCTCACCGGCCGCACCGTTCGGCTGGAGCCCCTCTGCGAGCAGCACGCCGAAGCCCTGGCCGCGGCCGGCTCGAAGGACCGCACGACGTACGCCTTCGTCGCCGTCCCGCAGGACCTGGACGCCGCGCGCGAGTTCATCGCCACCGCGCAGGCCGAGCAGGCGGCGGGGCGCTCGCTCGCCTTCGCCACGGTGCGCGCCTCGGACGGCGTGGTGGTCGGCTCCACCCGCTTCCTCGAGCTGGACTACTGGCAGGGCCCGGTGGTCTGGCCGCCGCTGCCCGCAGGTCCGCTCGGCGATCCGGCCACCGCCGTGCCGGACGCCGCCGAGATCGGCCGCACCTGGCTCTCCCCGCTCGCCCAGGGCACCGGGATCAACACCGAGGCCAAGCTGCTGATGCTGCGTCACGCCTTCGAGGTCTGGGGCGTGCAGCGGATCTCGATCCGGGCCGACGCCCGCAACCTGCGCTCGCGCGCGGCGATCGAGCGGCTCGGGGCCACCCCGGAGGGGGTGCGCCGGGCCCACAGCCGGGGGCTGGACGGGGTGGTGCGCGGCACCGCCTTCTACTCGATCCTGGCCGAGGAGTGGCCGGCCGTGCGCGACATCATCGAGCTGCGGATCGCCGCCGCGATCGCCCCGAGCGCGCCGGAGCGGCGGATCGACCGGGGCATGGGGCGCGAGCTCGACCAGGAGTGCGTCAGACACGCCGGTTCGCTGATCACGGTCTGA
- the dnaG gene encoding DNA primase: protein MAGRIRDEDVQAVRSALPIDVVVGDYVQLTNGGGGQLKGVCPFHDEKSASFYVSPSKGVFHCFGCQESGDTISFLMKIEHFSFAEAVERMAAQANITLRYEEGGYSSRGQQGERTRLVEAHKVAAAWYREQLETPEGEIGRTFLAERGFDAEAAARFGVGYAPTGWEHLVRYLRGKNFTDREILQGGLASQGQRGGLIDRFRGRLVWPIRDVAGEVVGFGARRLREDDNGPKYLNTPETPIYKKSHVLYGIDLAKKEIAKSGRAVVVEGYTDVMACHLAGVTTAVATCGTAFAEDHIKIIRRLLMDTSQYRGETVFTFDGDAAGQKAALRAFEDDQKFAARTSIAITPGGMDPCELRLAQGEEAVRELIANPVPLFEFALRSTVARHRVDSAEGRAAALEEAAPIVAKIKDPSIRHEYAVQLAGLLGILDEQFVVRRVGQIARWQRETPQQGRGQQLRRVEPQAAPPRPVLRLDPRDPAQFVERELLKLALQHPELVSPAFDQYGEEEFPAPPYAAVRRAIGKAGGSTYGAAQPNFLAQVQEVAENDQIRSLITELTVEPVRTRRKPDEIYAGEFLVKLRRASVSRRVQEVRAQLQRLGNRATTEELAPVQQELWALQQYDDNLKTRGSAGL from the coding sequence GTGGCGGGACGGATCAGGGATGAAGACGTGCAGGCAGTGCGCAGCGCGCTGCCCATCGACGTGGTCGTCGGCGACTACGTGCAGCTCACCAACGGTGGCGGCGGCCAGCTGAAGGGCGTCTGCCCGTTCCACGACGAGAAGTCCGCCTCCTTCTACGTCAGTCCGAGCAAGGGCGTTTTCCACTGCTTCGGCTGCCAGGAGAGCGGCGACACGATCTCCTTCCTGATGAAGATCGAGCACTTCTCGTTCGCCGAGGCCGTCGAGCGGATGGCCGCCCAGGCCAACATCACGCTGCGTTACGAGGAGGGTGGCTACTCCTCGCGCGGGCAGCAGGGCGAGCGCACCCGGCTGGTCGAGGCGCACAAGGTGGCCGCCGCCTGGTACCGCGAGCAGCTGGAGACGCCCGAGGGCGAGATCGGCCGCACCTTCCTGGCCGAGCGCGGCTTCGACGCCGAGGCGGCCGCCCGGTTCGGTGTCGGCTACGCCCCGACCGGCTGGGAGCACCTGGTCCGCTACCTGCGTGGCAAGAACTTCACGGACCGGGAGATCCTGCAGGGCGGCCTGGCCTCGCAGGGGCAGCGCGGCGGGCTGATCGACCGCTTCCGCGGCCGCCTGGTCTGGCCGATCCGGGACGTGGCGGGCGAGGTGGTCGGTTTCGGCGCGCGCCGGCTGCGCGAGGACGACAACGGGCCCAAGTACCTCAACACCCCCGAGACGCCGATCTACAAGAAGTCGCACGTGCTCTACGGCATCGACCTCGCCAAGAAGGAGATCGCCAAGTCCGGTCGTGCGGTGGTGGTCGAGGGCTACACCGATGTGATGGCCTGTCATCTGGCCGGTGTCACCACGGCGGTGGCTACCTGCGGCACCGCCTTCGCCGAGGACCACATCAAGATCATCCGTCGGCTGCTGATGGACACCAGCCAGTACCGCGGCGAGACGGTCTTCACCTTCGACGGCGACGCGGCCGGCCAGAAGGCCGCCCTGCGCGCCTTCGAGGACGACCAGAAGTTCGCCGCCCGCACCTCCATCGCCATCACCCCCGGTGGCATGGACCCGTGCGAACTGCGCCTGGCCCAAGGCGAGGAGGCGGTCCGCGAGCTGATCGCCAACCCGGTGCCGCTCTTCGAGTTCGCGCTGCGCTCCACCGTCGCCCGGCACCGGGTGGACTCGGCCGAGGGCCGCGCGGCCGCGCTGGAGGAGGCGGCGCCGATCGTCGCCAAGATCAAGGACCCGTCGATCCGGCACGAGTACGCCGTCCAACTCGCGGGCCTGCTCGGCATCCTGGACGAGCAGTTCGTGGTCCGCAGGGTCGGCCAGATCGCCCGCTGGCAGCGCGAGACGCCGCAGCAGGGCCGCGGCCAGCAGCTGCGCCGGGTCGAGCCGCAGGCGGCGCCGCCGCGGCCGGTGCTGCGCCTGGACCCGCGCGATCCGGCCCAGTTCGTCGAGCGCGAACTGCTCAAGCTCGCGCTGCAGCACCCGGAGCTGGTCAGCCCGGCCTTCGACCAGTACGGCGAGGAGGAGTTCCCGGCCCCGCCGTACGCGGCCGTCCGCCGGGCGATCGGCAAGGCCGGCGGTAGCACCTACGGCGCCGCGCAGCCGAACTTCCTCGCCCAGGTCCAGGAGGTCGCCGAGAACGACCAGATCCGCTCGCTGATCACCGAGTTGACGGTCGAGCCGGTGCGCACCCGGCGCAAGCCCGACGAGATCTACGCGGGCGAGTTCCTGGTCAAGCTGCGTCGGGCCTCGGTCAGCCGCCGGGTCCAGGAGGTCCGCGCCCAGCTCCAGCGGCTGGGAAACCGTGCCACGACCGAGGAGTTGGCCCCGGTGCAGCAGGAGCTGTGGGCGCTGCAGCAGTACGACGACAACCTCAAGACGCGCGGCTCCGCCGGGCTGTGA